From one Anoplolepis gracilipes chromosome 8, ASM4749672v1, whole genome shotgun sequence genomic stretch:
- the LOC140668540 gene encoding uncharacterized protein — MAVTNEIATDTLWEEMKSLAVEQQQCFYELLSDCIEYKFDEHKFLQQNIGYAIFGPPKSIENTSTIESDSCYWKPEDLNDTDVDITDKIDYDEKAKNTIDIIYKKILETVETNNTRPIYLGIIYNVIFPPKMNVKSEEKKEVKKEAEKETKTEIKESAKEEEKKNESAISLIPIFQIWENIQKESDTVEQKENARTEIEANNKIICYIDTCGRVYKTWTDYLENNDLPQCTMVLPKGGFYQADKSYPATKDYSTVWLEVIDSPACAWTARICNGIDVASNIVTYCTVGLSVASMFTPLAPVTLTTGLVATGVSSIWQIGRSSQQLVDRKNHEESIHVLNKGALPHWLGIAGTTFGLGALGGSAALSRTVASGKTVPNLAKAAFNTIQGGNILLNGAGIIYQGYFMIDKYMTDKTVSYGDTLNFAIHIMFFTGAVVNIQFANDIIKSTQGKVISDYKDSLRKKNLRKKFNRVMRKAAENNTCKIAENADVIKYIKNRELIVSANQPASGNQSVARKQTLDNAQRNIVWSMEQGKLKVNGIILLDPIEYVICLINSGIFNENHPNNPSSSKNNNVDDSIIDQLKKVFSELLTKFYTSDDCPKSTNLPTIPDFEPLLKDMSSMKIDEECLKKLFKIVAKLMKRSKDKEDFLLMAFTLVWQYCKENLKQWNISSNLRMRSDSGSDILQRIIIFSVSEAISMILDNLCIAFAQYVQANLRR, encoded by the exons atggcTGTAACAAATGAAATAGCTACAGATACACTTTGG GAAGAAATGAAGAGTCTTGCTGTTGAACAGCAACAATGCTTCTATGAATTACTTTCTGACtgcatagaatataaatttgatgaaCATAAATTCCTACAACAGAATATTGGTTATGCGATTTTTGGGCCACCAAAGAGCATTGAGAACACAAGTACAATAGAAAGCGATAGTTGTTACTGGAAACCAGAAGATTTGAATGACACAGATGTAGATATAACtgataaaatagattatgacgaaaaagctaaaaataccatagatataatatacaagaaaatacTTGAAACAGTAGAAACTAATAACACTCGGCCAATTTATCTTGGTATAATTTACAATGTAATATTCCCTCCCAAGATGAATGTAAAAtcagaggaaaaaaaagaagtaaaaaaggAAGCAGAGAAGGAAacaaaaacagaaataaaagaatcagcaaaagaagaagaaaaaaaaaatgagtctGCGATATCTCTTATTcccatttttcaaatttgggaaaatattcaaaaagaatCTGATACTGTAgaacaaaaagaaaacgcaAGAACTGAAATTGAAgcaaataataagattatatgctACATTGATACTTGTGGTAGAGTCTATAAGACTTGGACAGATTATTTGGAAAACAATGATTTACCACAGTGCACTATGGTTCTTCCTAAAGGTGGCTTTTATCAAGCAGACAAATCCTATCCAGCAACAAAAGACTATTCGACAGTTTGGCTCGAAGTCATAGATTCTCCTGCATGTGCATGGACAGCAAGAATCTGCAATGGAATAGATGTTGCTTCTAACATTGTCACATATTGTACAGTTGGCTTAAGTGTTGCGTCAATGTTCACACCTCTAGCACCAGTTACTCTTACAACAG GTCTTGTTGCTACTGGTGTAAGTAGTATTTGGCAAATCGGTCGATCTTCTCAGCAATTGGTGGATCGTAAAAACCACGAGGAATctattcatgttttgaataaaGGTGCATTACCTCATTGGCTTGGAATAGCTGGTACAACGTTCGGTTTAGGAGCGCTTGGAGGATCAGCTGCTCTATCTAGAACTGTTGCAAGCGGTAAAACGGTACCCAATTTGGCAAAAGCGGCATTTAATACCATACAAGGTGGCAATATACTCTTGAATGGCGCCGGTATTATATATCAGGGTTACTTtatgatagataaatatatgacaGATAAGACAGTCAGTTATGGAGAcacattaaattttgcaatacatattatgtttttCACCGGCGCCGTGGTAAATATTCAATTCGCGAACGACATCATCAAGAGTACCCAAGGTAAAGTCATCAGTGATTACAAAGATTCCCTGCGTAAGAAAAATCTCCGTAAGAAGTTTAATCGCGTTATGCGAAAGGCTGCCGAgaataatacatgtaaaatagcCGAGAACGCGgatgtgataaaatatataaaaaatcgtgAACTGATAGTATCCGCTAATCAACCAGCATCTGGTAATCAGTCTGTTGCTCGTAAACAAACATTAGACAACGCTCAACGTAATATTGTATGGTCAATGGAACAGGGTAAGCTAAAAGTTAACGGTATTATATTGTTAGACCCTATTGAATATGTTATTTGTCTCATAAATTCGggtatatttaatgaaaatcatCCAAACAATCCATCTAGTTCCAAGAACAATAATGTCGATGATTCTATCATTGATcagttaaaaaaagtattttctgaGTTATTAACCAAATTCTATACAAGCGATGATTGTCCCAAGAGTACGAATCTACCAACAATTCCTGATTTTGAACCGCTTCTTAAAGATATGAGTTCTATGAAAATCGATgaagaatgtttaaaaaaactgtttaaaatcgttgcaaaattaatgaaacgttCTAAAGATAAAGAAGATTTTTTACTTATGGCTTTTACCCTTGTCTGGcaatattgtaaagaaaacTTAAAACAATGGAACATATCCTCAAATCTTCGCATGCGAAGCGATTCAGGTTCTGACATTTTGCAAAGGATTATTATCTTTAGTGTGTCCGAAGCTATTAGCATGATACTCGATAATCTTTGTATTGCCTTTGCACAATATGTACAAGCTAATTTGCGTAGATAA
- the LOC140668542 gene encoding V-type proton ATPase catalytic subunit A, whose product MTNQSLAKIAHEEREGKFGYVYAVSGPVVTAERMSGSAMYELVRVGYYELVGEIIRLEGDMATIQVYEETSGVTVGDPVLRTGKPLSVELGPGILGSIFDGIQRPLKDINELTSSIYIPKGVNVPALSRTASWEFNPHNIKNGSHITGGDMYGVVHENTLVKHWMILPPKCKGTVTYVAPPGNYTVDDIVLETEFDGERQKYTMLQVWPVRQPRPVTEKLPANHPLLTGQRVLDSLFPCVQGGTTAIPGAFGCGKTVISQALSKYSNSDVIIYVGCGERGNEMSEVLRDFPELTVEIDGVTESIMKRTALVANTSNMPVAAREASIYTGITLSEYFRDMGYNVSMMADSTSRWAEALREISGRLAEMPADSGYPAYLGARLASFYERAGRIKCLGNPDREGSVSIVGAVSPPGGDFSDPVTSATLGIVQVFWGLDKKLAQRKHFPSINWLISYSKYLRALDDFYDKNFPEFVPLRTKVKEILQEEEDLSEIVQLVGKASLAETDKITLEVAKLLKDDFLQQNSYSPYDRFCPFYKTVGMLRNMIAFYDMARHAVESTAQSDNKITWNVIRDSMGNILYQLSSMKFKDPVKDGEAKIRADFDQLHEDIQQAFRNLED is encoded by the exons ATGACGAATCAAAGTTTGGCCAAGATTGCACACGAGGAGCGGGAGGGCAAGTTTGGATATGTCTACGCGGTATCTGGTCCTG TCGTTACCGCTGAAAGAATGTCTGGGTCAGCTATGTATGAGCTGGTGCGAGTCGGTTACTATGAATTAGTAGGAGAAATTATCAGATTGGAGGGTGATATGGCTACGATACAG GTGTATGAAGAGACAAGCGGTGTGACAGTCGGTGATCCCGTACTTCGCACCGGAAAGCCATTATCGGTCGAATTGGGTCCCGGTATTCTCGGCAGCATCTTTGATGGTATTCAACGTCCATTGAAAGATATCAACGAACTTACTAGTTCGATCTACATCCCTAAGGGCGTCAATGTACCAGCGCTCTCGCGTACCGCTAGCTGGGAATTTAATCCGCACAATATAAAGAACGGCAGCCATATCACGGGTGGTGACATGTACGGCGTTGTACACGAGAATACCTTGGTGAAACATTGGATGATTCTGCCACCTAAATGTAAAGGCACCGTCACGTACGTCGCGCCGCCTGGCAACTATACCGTTGat GATATCGTACTGGAGACCGAATTCGATGGCGAGAGGCAGAAATATACCATGCTTCAG GTGTGGCCAGTCCGTCAACCTCGTCCAGTCACTGAAAAACTGCCAGCTAATCATCCTCTACTCACTGGCCAACGAGTGTTGGACTCTCTCTTCCC ATGCGTCCAAGGTGGAACCACGGCTATTCCCGGTGCTTTTGGTTGTGGCAAGACTGTCATTTCGCAAGCCTTGTCCAAATACTCTAATTCCGATGTGATTATTTATGTCGGTTGTGGAGAACGTGGTAACGAAATGTCCGAGGTACTGCGTGACTTTCCCGAGTTGACTGTGGAAATTGATGGTGTCACCGAGTCTATTATGAAACGTACAGCTTTGGTCGCCAATACATCCAACATGCCGGTGGCTGCGCGTGAAGCGTCCATATACACAG GTATTACCTTATCCGAATACTTTCGAGACATGGGTTACAACGTGTCGATGATGGCGGACTCGACATCTCGTTGGGCCGAAGCTCTTCGAGAAATTTCAGGTCGGTTGGCTGAAATGCCTGCCGATTCCGGTTACCCTGCTTATCTCGGAGCTCGTCTAGCCAGCTTCTACGAACGTGCCGGAAG aatcaAATGTTTGGGCAATCCAGATCGTGAAGGATCCGTTAGTATTGTTGGTGCTGTATCACCACCAGGTGGTGATTTCTCCGATCCTGTGACTAGCGCGACCCTCGGTATTgtacag GTGTTCTGGGGATTGGACAAGAAACTTGCGCAACGTAAACACTTCCCATCTATCAATTGGCTCATATCATACAGCAAGTATTTGCGAGCATTGGACGATTTCTATGACAAGAACTTTCCGGAATTCGTCCCGCTGAGAACAAAAGTAAAGGAAATTCTGCAAGAGGAAGAGGACTTGTCGGAAATCGTTCAACTGGTAGGCAAAGCTTCACTCGCCGAAACGGATAAAATTACACTTGAAGTAGCAAAATTGCTAAAGGACGATTTCTTGCAACAAAACag ctatTCGCCATACGATCGTTTTTGTCCATTTTACAAAACTGTGGGAATGTTACGTAATATGATTGCTTTCTACGATATGGCGAGACACGCGGTCGAATCAACGGCCCAATCGGATAATAAAATCACGTGGAATGTCATTAGGGACAGTATGGGCAATATTCTTTATCAGTTGAGTTCTATGAAGTTCAAG gaTCCTGTGAAGGATGGTGAAGCAAAGATTAGGGCGGACTTTGATCAACTACATGAAGACATACAACAAGCATTCAGGAATTTAGAAGATTAA
- the LOC140668545 gene encoding upstream stimulatory factor 1 isoform X1 — MDILEQQLEQQDVSVVKDDSGGTGIVIEEAEIVDCEGEPIGEDEMRYQEALAYRVVQVNGTTAIQSNNEIELPVSQAGNNTVQVLTSPLNGQFYVIGNANDVFTTAQASRSLVPRATTLQIETPRNCTSGLKKRDDRRRATHNEVERRRRDKINNWITKLGKIIPDCNPSANTTGSGSSVEGKPNYETQSKGGILAKACEYIGELRVANQNLGQYLRDNEKLRQEITTLKQLVVQLKRENIQLKSQISSSSATNVDVIHLSP, encoded by the exons ATGGACATCTTGGAACAGCAGCTCGAACAGCAGGATGTCAG cgTCGTCAAGGACGATAGTGGTGGTACGGGGATCGTTATAGAGGAAGCGGAGATTGTGGATTGCGAAG GAGAACCTATAGGAGAGGATGAAATGCGTTATCAAGAAGCCTTAGCGTACCGAGTTGTCCAAGTGAACGGCACAACAGCCATACAGTCAAACAATGAGATAGAGCTACCTGTGTCGCAAGCAGGGAATAATACTGTACAGGTTTTGACGTCACCCTTAAACGggcaattttatgttattggCAATGCCAATGATGTCTTTACCACGGCGCAAGCGTCACGATCTCTGGTGCCAAGAGCAACCACGCTGCAAATAGAAACCCCGAGAAATTGCACTAGTGGCTTGAAGAAG agagACGACAGGCGAAGAGCGACACATAACGAAGTCGAGCGTCGACgtagagataaaataaataattggatCACAAAATTGGGTAAGATCATTCCTGATTGCAATCCTAGCGCTAACACTACCGGTAGCGGCAGCAGTGTAGAAGGAAAACCAAACTATGAAACTCAG AGCAAAGGAGGTATTCTAGCAAAGGCCTGTGAATACATAGGGGAACTGCGCGTGGCTAATCAAAATCTGGGTCAATATCTGCGAGATAATGAGAAATTGCGACAAGAGATTACAACACTGAAACAATTAGTTGTCCAATTAAAACGCGAAAATATTCAACTCAAATCGCAAATTTCGTCCTCATCGGCCACTAATGTCGACGTTATACATTTGAGCCCTTAA
- the LOC140668545 gene encoding upstream stimulatory factor 1 isoform X2, translating to MRYQEALAYRVVQVNGTTAIQSNNEIELPVSQAGNNTVQVLTSPLNGQFYVIGNANDVFTTAQASRSLVPRATTLQIETPRNCTSGLKKRDDRRRATHNEVERRRRDKINNWITKLGKIIPDCNPSANTTGSGSSVEGKPNYETQSKGGILAKACEYIGELRVANQNLGQYLRDNEKLRQEITTLKQLVVQLKRENIQLKSQISSSSATNVDVIHLSP from the exons ATGCGTTATCAAGAAGCCTTAGCGTACCGAGTTGTCCAAGTGAACGGCACAACAGCCATACAGTCAAACAATGAGATAGAGCTACCTGTGTCGCAAGCAGGGAATAATACTGTACAGGTTTTGACGTCACCCTTAAACGggcaattttatgttattggCAATGCCAATGATGTCTTTACCACGGCGCAAGCGTCACGATCTCTGGTGCCAAGAGCAACCACGCTGCAAATAGAAACCCCGAGAAATTGCACTAGTGGCTTGAAGAAG agagACGACAGGCGAAGAGCGACACATAACGAAGTCGAGCGTCGACgtagagataaaataaataattggatCACAAAATTGGGTAAGATCATTCCTGATTGCAATCCTAGCGCTAACACTACCGGTAGCGGCAGCAGTGTAGAAGGAAAACCAAACTATGAAACTCAG AGCAAAGGAGGTATTCTAGCAAAGGCCTGTGAATACATAGGGGAACTGCGCGTGGCTAATCAAAATCTGGGTCAATATCTGCGAGATAATGAGAAATTGCGACAAGAGATTACAACACTGAAACAATTAGTTGTCCAATTAAAACGCGAAAATATTCAACTCAAATCGCAAATTTCGTCCTCATCGGCCACTAATGTCGACGTTATACATTTGAGCCCTTAA
- the San gene encoding probable N-acetyltransferase san, whose amino-acid sequence MTRSKIELGDVTPHNIKQLKLLNQVVFPVSYNEKFYKDVLEAGELAKLAYYNDIVVGAVCCRVDTSENSRRLYIMTLGCLYPYRRLGIGTVMVQHVLNYVKKDGNFDSIFLHVQISNEGAIDFYKKFGFEIVETKEHYYKRIEPADAHVLQKTLRPRTNQTNHQTVN is encoded by the exons ATGACCAG gtCGAAAATAGAATTAGGCGACGTGACACCGCACAACATAAAGCAGCTGAAATTGCTCAATCAAGTCGTGTTCCCGGTCTCGTATAATGAAAAGTTTTACAAGGATGTACTGGAAGCGGGAGAACTTGCCAAACTAGCATATTACAATGATATAGTG GTTGGAGCAGTTTGTTGTCGTGTAGATACTTCAGAAAATTCTAgacgtttatatataatgacacTGGGTTGTCTCTACCCTTACAGAAGATTAGGAATTGGCACTGTTATGGTCCagcatgttttaaattatgttaagaAGGATGGCAATTTTGATTCTATCTTCTT ACATGTTCAAATAAGCAATGAAGGtgcaattgatttttataagaaatttggATTTGAGATTGTCGAAACTAAAGAGCATTATTACAAGAGAATAGAACCAGCGGATGCGCACGTGTTGCAAAAGACACTACGTCCCCGAACAAATCAAACAAATCATCAAACGGTCAACTAA
- the Hsl gene encoding hormone-sensitive lipase gives MSTLSDDFDRPFEELEPLQWSGLRKLCRASVEYFTSYQNENGVRIKAALLVILEQLDELQPRYNEIAKFASHFDFDEETPGNGYRSFLSMVDKCIMHSEQICRQMYHQKDSIFSRKSYYMKEIEACSQVLVSLQTLLQYLKILYTWSTDVMSDGKLSLFVMDRSTQEFLHWAENINQYCFYGRCIGFQFCNSLKKVLKTLAFAMVSYSEVYYNNDTLLGRCANSIKYFLDPEARARRIVNISRYADISFAQAFWFLNELEIFSIVTPTLTINQLISIPPEELILPTLDGGTVSIPIPNSHIGKKPIHVRLLSSKRRLGMVGSGGIGGELHDLCDKLIIHTHGGGFVAQTSRSHEMYLHNWAMTLGVPILSIDYSLAPEAPYPRALEEVLYAYAWALKHASTLLGSTAEKVIFVGDSAGGNLNLGATLKCLQLNIKRPDGIFMAYAPVFIDFVPSPSRLLCLTDTLLPFGFMLRCLKAYTGSDNKKPIKEHENEECAKSDTESFAEVSESDLIALALSPNGDGANGAQKLVSLPSDSTLNSVSLTEVDGIEGPKAQVESREYISRFLNIYRNSGTASISSPVAENGNVSRDGNISGHSDKSWSLFGWSLGRNNKDVRQLDINNAKPPWEEFIFTIPKDLFMSPYLASDDMLVHIPPMKILTVEFDPCLDDCVMFARKLRSLGNKVTLDILPDLPHGFFNFLHVSKEAMEGVELSGRRIKELLEL, from the exons ATGTCAACACTCAGCGATGACTTTGATAGACCGTTCGAGGAACTTGAACCGTTGCAATGGAGTGGTTTACGAAAATTGTGTCGTGCCAGTGTCGAGTATTTTACGTCCTATCAGAACGAAAACGGTGTCAGGATCAAGGCCGCGCTATTAGTGATCCTGGAGCAGTTGGACGAATTGCAGCCACGATACAATGAGATCGCCAAATTTGCGTCACACTTCGATTTTGACGAGGAGACTCCGGGAAATGGATACAGAAGTTTTCTCTCAATGGTTGACAAATGTATTATGCATTCCGAACAGATCTGTCGACAGATGTATCATCAAAAAGATTCCATATTTTCGCGAAAGAGCTACTACATGAA GGAAATAGAAGCATGCTCCCAGGTATTGGTATCGTTACAgacattattacaatatttaaaaatactatacacATGGAGTACAGATGTAATGAGCGATGGAAAACTGTCACTATTCGTAATGGACCGCAGCACTCAAGAATTTCTTCACTGGgcagaaaatattaatcaatattgttTCTATGGTAGATGCATAGGATTTCAG ttttgtaatagtttaaaaaaggTATTAAAAACATTAGCATTTGCTATGGTATCTTATAGCGAagtctattataataatgatacgcTACTAGGAAGATGCGCTAATtccatcaaatattttttggacCCTGAAGCAAGAGCACGTCGTATTGTTAACATATCTCGATATGCTGATATTTCTTTTGCCCAAGCATTTTGGTTCTTGAATGAACTTG aaatattttccatagTAACTCCCACGTTAACCATCAATCAGCTAATATCTATTCCACCCgaagaattaattttgccTACTCTGGATGGTGGAACTGTTTCAATTCCGATACCAAATAGCCATATTGGGAAAAAACCGATCCATGTTAGATTACTAAGTTCCAAACGACGTCTAGGAatg GTCGGATCTGGAGGTATAGGGGGAGAATTACATGATCTATGTGACAAACTGATTATTCATACTCATGGTGGCGGATTTGTGGCACAAACGTCTCGATCGCACGAAATGTATCTACATAATTGGGCTATGACGCTCGGAGTACCAATCTTAAGTATAGATTACAGTTTAGCCCCGGAAGCTCCCTATCCACGCGCCCTTGAAGAAGTGCTATATGCTTACGCATGGGCGTTAAAGCATGCAAGTACATTGCTCGGGAGTACAGCGGAAAAAGTCATATTTGTCG gTGACTCAGCGGGAGGTAACTTAAATTTGGGGGctactttaaaatgtttgcagttaaatataaaaagaccAGATGGTATTTTTATGGCTTACGCACCTGTATTCATTGACTTCGTCCCATCGCCGTCTCGCTTGCTCTGTCTGACGGATACGTTATTACCATTTGGTTTTATGTTACGATGCTTGAAGGCTTATACAGGCTCTGATAACAAGAAACCTATAAA GGAACATGAGAATGAAGAATGCGCCAAATCAGATACAGAATCTTTTGCGGAAGTGAGCGAAAGTGACCTTATAGCATTAGCCCTGAGTCCAAACGGAGACGGCGCGAACGGCGCGCAAAAATTAGTATCCTTACCATCCGATTCGACGTTAAATTCTGTCAGTTTAACAGAAGTCGatg GTATTGAAGGTCCGAAAGCACAAGTGGAGTCCCGAGAATATATCagcagatttttaaatatatacagaaattcCGGTACAGCTTCGATATCGTCACCTGTTGCGGAAAATGGCAATGTCAGCAGAGATGGTAATATTTCAGGACATAGTGATAAATCGTGGTCTCTATTTGGATGGTCCCTTGGAAGAAATAATAAGGACGTCAGGCAACTCGATATAAATAACGCTAAACCTCCTTgggaagaatttatatttacgataCCGAAGGATCTGTTCATGAGTCCTTATCTCGCATCAGATGATATGCTAGTCCATATACCGCCCATGAAAATATTG ACTGTAGAGTTTGATCCTTGCCTTGATGATTGCGTCATGTTTGCGAGGAAGCTTCGGTCACTTGGCAACAAAGTTACGCTAGACATATTGCCGGATTTGCCGCACggatttttcaatttcctacat GTTTCAAAAGAAGCGATGGAAGGCGTAGAATTATCCGGcagaagaataaaagaattgcttgaattataa